A region of Chitinophagales bacterium DNA encodes the following proteins:
- a CDS encoding dehydrogenase, with the protein MIIYNKKNYSNEILIEMYKALVKPRVIEEKMLNLLRQGKISKWFSGIGQEAIAVGATLALDEDEYIMPLHRNLGVFTTRKMPFLKLFNQWQGNSSGYSKGRERSFHFGSNEHHIVGMISHLGPQLTIANGIALAHQLRKENKVALAFTGEGGTSEGDFHEALNVASVWNLPVIFLIENNGYGLSTPSSEQFRCKQLADRAIGYGMEGITIDGNNIIEVYETIKGIRDYCIENQRPYLVECMTFRMRGHEEASGIKYVPKEMITEWGLKDPVISYENFLLENNILQEDIKNEFRNTLKTEIDEGLKTAFEEPSLIANTETEIHDIYAPYSPVVTVSAGSSKELRLVDAIAEGMKQAMEHHPNLILMGQDIAEYGGVFKVTDGLVNIFGKERVRNTPLCESAILGAALGLSVKGYKSMVEMQFADFVTCGFNQIINNLAKIYYRWEQHADVVIRMPTGAGVGAGPFHSQSNEAWFTHTPGLKVVYPAFPDDAKGLLLAAFEDPNPVLFFEHKALYRSISGMVADDYFTTEIGKAKAVQEGEDVSVITYGAGVHWALDTLKENTDVSADVIDLRTLLPFDKEAIAASVKKTGKVIILHEDCLTGGIGGEIAAWISENLFTYLDAPVMRCASLDTPVPFAIPLENNFLPKERFKAALKKLKEY; encoded by the coding sequence ATGATTATTTACAACAAAAAAAATTATAGTAATGAGATACTTATTGAAATGTATAAAGCACTTGTAAAGCCGCGTGTTATAGAGGAAAAGATGCTCAACCTTCTTCGTCAGGGAAAAATTTCAAAATGGTTTTCAGGCATTGGACAGGAAGCAATAGCAGTTGGAGCTACGCTGGCTTTGGATGAAGATGAATACATTATGCCACTGCACCGAAATTTAGGTGTATTTACCACTCGTAAAATGCCTTTCTTAAAACTCTTTAACCAATGGCAGGGAAACAGCTCCGGTTATTCGAAAGGCAGGGAACGCTCTTTTCATTTTGGCTCCAATGAGCACCACATTGTAGGGATGATCTCTCACCTGGGCCCGCAGCTTACTATAGCCAATGGGATTGCGTTAGCACATCAGCTTCGCAAGGAAAATAAAGTGGCTCTTGCATTTACAGGCGAAGGAGGGACTAGTGAAGGTGATTTTCATGAGGCATTGAATGTGGCGAGCGTTTGGAATCTGCCGGTAATTTTTTTAATTGAGAATAATGGCTACGGGCTGTCGACACCTTCTTCGGAACAGTTTCGCTGCAAACAATTAGCCGACCGGGCAATAGGTTATGGTATGGAAGGCATCACGATTGATGGTAATAATATTATTGAAGTCTATGAGACTATAAAAGGCATCCGAGATTATTGTATTGAAAACCAGCGACCTTATCTGGTGGAATGTATGACCTTCCGAATGAGAGGACACGAGGAAGCCAGCGGCATTAAGTATGTACCAAAAGAAATGATAACTGAATGGGGCTTGAAAGATCCGGTAATATCTTATGAAAATTTTCTTCTGGAAAATAACATTTTGCAAGAAGATATAAAAAATGAATTCCGAAATACTTTAAAAACAGAAATCGATGAAGGTTTAAAAACTGCTTTTGAAGAACCATCACTGATTGCTAATACGGAAACAGAAATTCATGATATATATGCTCCGTATTCACCTGTAGTCACAGTCTCAGCAGGTTCATCAAAAGAGCTGCGATTGGTTGATGCAATTGCCGAAGGAATGAAACAGGCCATGGAGCATCATCCTAACCTGATACTCATGGGCCAGGACATCGCTGAATACGGAGGTGTATTTAAAGTAACCGATGGCTTGGTAAATATTTTTGGAAAAGAGCGTGTTCGCAATACCCCGCTTTGTGAAAGCGCCATATTAGGTGCAGCACTTGGCCTATCTGTAAAAGGTTATAAGAGTATGGTTGAAATGCAGTTTGCTGATTTTGTAACCTGCGGATTTAACCAGATCATTAACAACCTTGCAAAAATCTACTACCGCTGGGAACAACATGCTGATGTTGTAATTCGAATGCCTACGGGTGCAGGTGTGGGTGCCGGTCCTTTTCATTCCCAAAGTAATGAAGCATGGTTCACGCACACTCCAGGTTTAAAAGTAGTTTACCCTGCTTTTCCGGATGATGCAAAGGGACTGTTGTTAGCTGCATTTGAAGATCCCAACCCAGTTCTTTTTTTTGAGCATAAAGCCCTTTACCGGAGCATCAGCGGTATGGTAGCTGATGATTACTTTACCACCGAAATTGGAAAAGCAAAGGCAGTACAGGAAGGTGAGGACGTCTCTGTGATTACTTATGGAGCAGGAGTTCACTGGGCATTAGATACGCTTAAAGAAAACACAGATGTGTCAGCTGATGTTATTGATTTGAGAACACTACTTCCTTTCGATAAAGAAGCAATTGCAGCAAGCGTAAAGAAAACCGGAAAGGTTATAATTCTTCACGAAGATTGTTTAACTGGTGGCATAGGGGGAGAAATAGCAGCCTGGATTTCTGAAAATCTGTTTACTTATCTTGATGCACCTGTTATGCGATGTGCCTCACTGGACACGCCCGTCCCATTTGCAATTCCTCTCGAAAATAATTTTTTGCCTAAAGAAAGATTCAAGGCGGCACTAAAAAAATTGAAGGAGTATTAA
- a CDS encoding transketolase, whose product MASIEELKNIATQIRRDILRMVHGSQSGHPGGSLGCTDFFTALYFEIMKHNNQFNMDGIGEDLFFLSNGHISPVWYSTLSRAGYFDIKEMYTFRKLNTRLQGHPAIAEHLEGIRVASGSLGQGMSVAIGAALAKKFNHDDHLIFSLHGDGELEEGQNWEAIMFAGAKKVDNLISTIDWNGQQIDGTTKKVLDYGDLAPKFEAFGWKTLQMYGNNVEEVVSTLKLAKTLTGQGQPVAVIMKTHMGYPIDFMVDNHEWHGVAPNDEQLAKALEQLPVTLGDY is encoded by the coding sequence ATGGCTTCTATAGAAGAATTAAAAAATATTGCTACCCAAATACGAAGAGATATTTTGCGCATGGTACACGGATCGCAGTCGGGCCATCCCGGGGGTTCATTGGGATGTACTGACTTTTTTACGGCGCTTTATTTTGAAATTATGAAGCACAATAATCAGTTCAATATGGATGGCATAGGAGAGGATCTATTTTTTCTTTCCAATGGGCATATATCTCCGGTTTGGTACAGCACACTCTCCAGGGCAGGGTATTTTGATATAAAGGAAATGTATACTTTCCGGAAGCTCAATACAAGATTACAGGGGCATCCTGCTATCGCCGAGCATTTGGAAGGTATTCGAGTAGCAAGCGGTTCGCTGGGGCAGGGTATGTCTGTTGCCATTGGCGCTGCACTTGCAAAAAAATTCAATCATGATGATCACCTGATATTTTCTTTACATGGGGATGGTGAATTGGAAGAGGGTCAGAACTGGGAGGCAATCATGTTTGCAGGTGCAAAAAAGGTAGATAATCTCATCTCCACGATTGACTGGAACGGGCAGCAAATTGATGGTACTACAAAAAAAGTTTTAGATTATGGCGATCTGGCACCCAAGTTTGAAGCTTTTGGATGGAAAACCCTGCAGATGTATGGCAATAATGTGGAAGAGGTAGTCTCGACTTTAAAATTAGCAAAAACGCTTACAGGCCAGGGACAGCCTGTTGCAGTGATTATGAAAACGCATATGGGATACCCGATAGATTTTATGGTGGATAATCATGAATGGCATGGAGTGGCGCCAAACGATGAGCAGCTGGCAAAGGCACTGGAACAGCTCCCTGTAACCTTGGGTGATTATTAA
- a CDS encoding transketolase family protein, whose amino-acid sequence MLDTYTDKDKKETRAGYGAALVELGRKNHNVVALTADLAGSLRMDAFIKEFPDRFIQVGIAEANMMGIAAGLTIGGKIPYTSTFANFSTGRVYDQIRQSIAYSEKNVKICASHAGLTLGEDGATHQILEDIGLMRMIPKMTVIVPCDYNQTKAATLAIADYYGPVYLRFGRPKVANFTPENEPFEIGKAYVLSEGNDVTIIATGHLVWKAIEAGKILTRQGVSPEIINIATIKPLDEKTVINSIRKTGCVVTAEEHQIYGGLGDLIAGVISRNYPVPMEMVAVNDSFGESGQPEELMTKYNIDTPNVLEAVNKVMGRKQMKN is encoded by the coding sequence ATGCTTGACACATATACTGATAAAGACAAAAAAGAAACCCGTGCCGGTTATGGTGCCGCATTAGTGGAATTGGGTCGAAAAAATCATAATGTGGTGGCTCTTACGGCCGACCTTGCCGGCTCTCTCCGGATGGATGCTTTTATTAAAGAATTTCCTGATAGATTTATACAGGTTGGAATTGCTGAAGCAAATATGATGGGTATTGCAGCAGGCTTAACAATAGGAGGGAAGATTCCTTATACTTCCACCTTTGCCAATTTTTCAACAGGCCGGGTTTACGATCAGATACGTCAATCTATTGCATACTCTGAAAAGAATGTAAAGATATGCGCATCACATGCAGGACTTACCTTAGGAGAAGATGGTGCAACACATCAAATTCTGGAAGATATTGGTTTAATGCGAATGATTCCCAAAATGACTGTAATCGTGCCATGTGATTACAATCAAACCAAGGCTGCAACCCTGGCTATTGCCGATTATTATGGTCCCGTTTACTTGCGTTTTGGAAGACCAAAAGTAGCCAATTTCACACCGGAAAATGAACCTTTTGAAATCGGCAAAGCCTATGTTCTTTCGGAAGGAAATGATGTCACAATCATCGCCACAGGCCACCTGGTTTGGAAAGCAATTGAGGCGGGTAAAATATTAACACGTCAGGGAGTTTCACCTGAAATAATAAATATTGCTACCATTAAACCTCTGGATGAAAAAACAGTTATTAATTCTATAAGGAAAACAGGTTGTGTAGTAACCGCTGAAGAGCACCAAATTTATGGAGGTCTTGGAGACCTTATTGCAGGAGTTATAAGCCGGAATTATCCAGTGCCGATGGAAATGGTTGCCGTTAATGATTCATTTGGTGAAAGCGGACAACCGGAAGAGCTGATGACTAAATACAATATTGACACTCCAAACGTCCTCGAAGCAGTAAATAAGGTTATGGGCCGAAAGCAAATGAAGAACTGA
- a CDS encoding twin-arginine translocase TatA/TatE family subunit — translation MEPIFLLSAPGGSEWLLIFLAILLLFGGKKIPELMRGLGKGISEFNSAKNNIQKELEDGMKDGDKKKETSNEVSKNAS, via the coding sequence ATGGAACCCATTTTTCTATTAAGTGCTCCCGGTGGAAGTGAGTGGCTGCTTATCTTCCTTGCAATTCTTTTGCTTTTTGGCGGAAAGAAAATTCCAGAGCTCATGCGTGGCCTCGGTAAGGGTATTTCTGAATTCAACAGCGCTAAGAATAATATACAGAAGGAACTGGAAGATGGTATGAAGGATGGAGATAAAAAAAAGGAAACTTCCAATGAAGTTTCAAAAAATGCCAGTTAG
- a CDS encoding LysM peptidoglycan-binding domain-containing protein produces the protein MKAVFLFAFSCLLTNSATLFAQTDSSIASDPSLLPGQFESDDSLNALDNSNIVIDSLQPDKISFADVNVPAYADSVYEARIHQIALVSGVPFVYNSEVRKYIDLYVLNRREQVSRMVGLSKMYFPIFDQIMDQYGVPRELKYLSIIESALNPHAVSRCGATGIWQFMYGTAKLYGLNINSYVDERKDIIRATEGAAQYLKSMYEIYGDWLLAIASYNCGPGNINKAISRSGGNTFWDVQNYLPRETRAYVPAFIAAAYVMNYYDQYELSPTYPQYIYDSICTVDVSGRMTCDVVAKFMDMSVEEIKFLNPGLRSNVIPGLEDIHYFFKLPSSKISRYDEKKDSMILYSKNVKTLFEGGYDPTGRVTYTVRSGDNLGKIASRYHVSVTQLKKWNGLRSSTVHKGQHLKIYSSHNATGAIASSSTSNSVKKPISSNTRYVYYKAKYGDTLSTIAQRHGTTISALKAINGPSKCNNLKAGTVLKISLKG, from the coding sequence ATGAAAGCAGTTTTTCTCTTCGCCTTTAGCTGCTTGCTAACTAATTCAGCAACATTATTTGCGCAAACAGATAGCTCTATAGCCTCCGATCCTTCGTTGCTGCCGGGCCAGTTTGAGAGTGACGATTCACTTAATGCCCTAGATAATAGTAATATTGTTATTGATAGTTTACAACCTGATAAAATTTCTTTTGCAGATGTGAATGTTCCTGCCTATGCTGATTCAGTGTATGAGGCTCGCATCCATCAGATTGCATTGGTATCCGGAGTTCCATTTGTATATAATTCGGAAGTAAGAAAATATATCGACCTCTATGTGCTCAATCGCCGGGAGCAGGTATCACGTATGGTTGGGCTCAGCAAAATGTATTTCCCCATATTCGACCAGATCATGGATCAGTATGGAGTACCACGGGAGCTTAAATATTTGTCTATTATTGAATCTGCCTTAAACCCCCATGCAGTTTCAAGGTGTGGAGCAACAGGCATCTGGCAATTTATGTATGGAACCGCTAAGCTATACGGGCTTAATATCAATTCATATGTTGATGAAAGAAAAGATATAATCAGGGCTACGGAAGGTGCTGCCCAATACTTAAAGAGTATGTATGAAATTTACGGTGACTGGCTGTTGGCAATTGCATCCTATAATTGCGGTCCTGGAAATATTAATAAAGCAATCTCGCGATCCGGTGGTAATACTTTTTGGGATGTTCAAAATTATTTACCACGTGAAACCCGGGCATATGTACCGGCCTTTATTGCTGCAGCATATGTAATGAACTACTATGATCAGTACGAACTTTCCCCAACTTACCCCCAATACATTTATGACTCTATCTGCACCGTGGATGTTTCAGGTCGAATGACTTGTGATGTGGTGGCGAAGTTTATGGATATGTCGGTAGAAGAAATAAAATTCTTAAACCCGGGTCTGAGGAGTAATGTAATTCCTGGCCTGGAGGACATTCACTACTTTTTTAAATTACCGAGCTCGAAAATTTCCCGGTATGATGAGAAAAAAGATTCCATGATTTTATATTCCAAAAATGTTAAAACCCTGTTTGAAGGTGGATACGATCCTACAGGCCGGGTAACTTATACGGTCCGCAGCGGGGATAATTTAGGAAAGATTGCTTCACGATACCATGTATCTGTAACTCAATTAAAAAAGTGGAATGGATTAAGGAGTTCTACCGTTCATAAGGGGCAGCATTTAAAAATCTACTCATCTCATAATGCTACAGGTGCTATTGCTTCCTCTTCTACCTCAAATTCTGTTAAAAAACCAATATCCTCAAACACCAGGTATGTTTATTATAAAGCAAAATATGGAGATACTTTATCAACTATTGCACAGCGGCACGGTACTACTATTTCCGCATTAAAAGCTATTAATGGCCCTTCCAAGTGCAACAATCTTAAAGCCGGTACGGTACTTAAGATTAGTTTGAAGGGGTAG
- the chrA gene encoding chromate efflux transporter produces MATTPIPDTLAVETPAEQKSISLSYIFLTFLKAGCLGFGGFMSLISVVESTVVKKKKLLKPEDMLDGISLASLLPGPQAVNVVAYAGNKLKGTKGAITAAVAVIIPSFILMVLLSYLYSKYGQLSQVTRFFHGFIPAIAAVILSVVWRMAKQTVKGWKEAGLVIISFLLLFFAPKEYQLYITFSIVILFGFIGYFLFNDKTKQPETVITVQHKFPLAKVGITLLFAAVLIALGLSHPALDKNSYGNLVTTFSGLSLMLFGGGYVIIPMIQHQIVDGFHWLNKNEFVDCIAFSQIMPGPILIAAAFIGYKVKGFLGALLSTIAIFGPPAVLMVVASQALDYFKKSTAAKAVMRGIRCGVIGMILIAVYVILNAPPPRGINWHNIQEIWPTVIIFAGALLALFRFNLDVVYIIPTAGLIGYFLYP; encoded by the coding sequence TTGGCTACAACTCCGATACCAGACACACTAGCGGTTGAAACGCCTGCTGAGCAAAAATCAATTTCTCTTTCCTACATTTTCCTTACTTTTTTAAAAGCAGGATGTCTTGGGTTTGGTGGATTTATGTCATTAATATCTGTTGTTGAAAGCACCGTTGTTAAGAAAAAGAAGCTGTTGAAACCGGAAGATATGCTTGATGGAATTTCATTAGCCAGTTTGCTTCCCGGGCCTCAGGCGGTTAATGTAGTAGCATACGCAGGCAATAAGTTAAAGGGAACTAAAGGTGCCATAACAGCTGCAGTGGCTGTAATAATACCATCATTTATACTTATGGTATTGCTATCCTATCTTTATTCCAAATATGGTCAATTAAGCCAGGTAACCCGTTTCTTTCATGGTTTCATTCCTGCAATTGCTGCTGTTATTTTAAGCGTTGTGTGGAGAATGGCAAAGCAAACTGTAAAAGGCTGGAAAGAAGCAGGGTTGGTGATAATTTCTTTTCTGTTGCTGTTCTTCGCTCCAAAAGAATATCAATTGTATATCACCTTTTCTATTGTAATTCTTTTTGGATTTATAGGATACTTTCTGTTCAACGATAAAACGAAACAACCTGAAACAGTAATAACGGTACAGCATAAATTTCCACTTGCAAAGGTAGGTATAACCCTGCTGTTCGCTGCAGTGCTTATTGCATTGGGTCTTTCTCATCCGGCTCTTGATAAAAACAGTTATGGAAATCTTGTTACTACATTCAGTGGATTAAGCTTGATGCTCTTTGGAGGAGGGTATGTCATTATTCCTATGATTCAGCACCAGATTGTGGATGGGTTTCATTGGCTGAATAAAAATGAATTTGTCGATTGCATTGCCTTTAGTCAGATTATGCCGGGTCCCATATTAATTGCGGCTGCTTTTATTGGCTATAAGGTCAAAGGTTTTCTTGGTGCTTTACTTTCTACGATTGCTATTTTCGGGCCACCTGCCGTATTGATGGTAGTGGCCTCCCAGGCTCTTGATTATTTTAAGAAATCGACTGCAGCAAAAGCAGTGATGCGGGGAATAAGATGCGGAGTTATAGGTATGATACTTATAGCTGTATATGTAATCCTAAATGCACCACCTCCCCGTGGGATTAATTGGCATAATATACAGGAGATTTGGCCAACAGTTATTATTTTTGCCGGCGCCTTACTAGCATTATTTCGGTTTAATCTCGATGTAGTGTATATAATTCCTACAGCTGGTTTAATTGGATATTTTCTTTACCCATAA
- a CDS encoding sigma-70 family RNA polymerase sigma factor translates to MHRDQERIYWFIRRMVIDHNDANDLVQDVFIKVWENLPQFREESRIIYWMYRIATNITLNFLDRKKRKGWFSIDDEDSDLKNKLQSGKFINADEVQLKLQNAILSLPAKQRIVFQLRYYDELPYEDMAGVLETSVGALKASFHHAVKKVEKFLLDEE, encoded by the coding sequence ATGCACCGTGATCAGGAGCGTATATACTGGTTTATCCGGCGAATGGTAATTGATCATAATGATGCAAATGACCTGGTGCAGGATGTATTTATAAAAGTGTGGGAAAACTTGCCACAGTTCAGGGAAGAGTCCAGGATTATTTATTGGATGTATAGAATTGCTACTAACATTACCTTAAATTTTCTTGATAGAAAAAAAAGAAAGGGATGGTTTTCAATTGATGATGAAGACAGCGATCTCAAAAATAAACTGCAATCCGGTAAATTTATCAATGCAGATGAGGTACAGTTAAAACTTCAGAATGCCATACTCTCATTACCCGCTAAACAGCGCATCGTTTTTCAGTTACGTTATTATGATGAATTGCCCTATGAAGATATGGCCGGAGTTCTGGAAACATCTGTAGGAGCTCTAAAGGCAAGCTTTCATCATGCAGTAAAAAAGGTTGAAAAATTCTTGCTCGATGAAGAATAA
- a CDS encoding sulfotransferase: protein MQALFLVGEQRSGSNLLRLMISNSHEIAAPHPPHILQRIDPIVPVSRILDDHKFNQLVESVCRLVETNPVPWLNTVLERDDVKRRCREQHVIAIYGAVMDIYAESNNAHAWMCKSMQNIRWADSLNKYFGNNKYIYLHRDARDVALSFTKAVIGEKHVYFISKQWSDLQRLSLDARSKLHSDRYFTISYTGLTEETESTLRNLCGFLRIDFRKDMMEFYDSEEAKNTAASSSLWENVTKPIMHDNSNKFMKELKEDQLRIIESITGKEMDELGYERVFIKNGEEMRFTAQQVEQFREENEKLKKEQAKKTDPEDAEKRKRQEQVLIELKQAVKEWKEEQVLL from the coding sequence ATGCAAGCACTTTTTCTCGTAGGCGAACAGCGTTCGGGCTCTAACTTATTGCGCCTGATGATTTCTAATTCTCATGAGATTGCGGCTCCTCATCCTCCTCATATCTTACAACGCATTGATCCCATTGTTCCTGTAAGCCGGATATTAGACGATCATAAATTTAACCAGCTTGTTGAAAGTGTTTGTCGTTTGGTGGAAACCAATCCGGTGCCCTGGTTAAATACAGTGCTTGAACGTGATGACGTTAAAAGACGTTGCCGCGAGCAACATGTTATTGCAATATATGGTGCTGTAATGGATATTTATGCGGAGTCAAATAATGCACACGCATGGATGTGCAAGAGCATGCAAAATATCAGGTGGGCAGATTCACTTAATAAATACTTTGGCAACAATAAATACATATACCTTCATCGTGATGCACGTGATGTAGCCTTATCTTTTACGAAAGCAGTAATTGGCGAAAAGCATGTTTACTTTATTTCAAAGCAGTGGTCAGACCTTCAACGCCTTTCTCTTGATGCCCGCTCTAAACTACATTCTGACCGTTATTTCACCATATCCTACACAGGCCTGACGGAAGAAACAGAAAGTACTTTACGGAATCTCTGTGGCTTCTTACGTATCGATTTCAGAAAAGATATGATGGAATTTTATGACAGTGAAGAGGCTAAAAATACAGCAGCATCGAGCTCGCTCTGGGAAAATGTTACCAAACCTATCATGCATGATAATTCCAATAAATTTATGAAGGAATTGAAAGAAGATCAGCTTCGCATTATTGAATCTATAACCGGAAAGGAAATGGATGAATTAGGATATGAAAGAGTATTTATTAAAAACGGCGAAGAGATGCGTTTTACTGCTCAACAGGTTGAACAATTCCGTGAAGAAAATGAAAAGCTTAAAAAAGAGCAGGCCAAAAAGACAGATCCGGAAGATGCTGAAAAACGGAAAAGGCAGGAACAGGTGCTCATTGAGCTAAAGCAAGCAGTTAAGGAATGGAAAGAAGAACAAGTGCTTTTATAG
- a CDS encoding T9SS type A sorting domain-containing protein, whose product MKSILTFLSHKILNISWLFIIMYSGETAQAQWSQTSGPQGINVNVFFDNGIYLFAGTSAKGVFRSADHGATWAAANDGLENAIVYSFAQDQTNLYAGTQSGVYRSANNGSTWTAANTGIQNQSVYEMTIGGGYLFAGTIGFGVFKSSNQGGSWTNANGGALDQSFILAMCYVNNRLIVEADNYIFYSTNAGNTWFVDQGSTAFYPIDNFLVIGDTIVASAYGGVFHSYNGGVSWSRFLQVNPVFSIDGLAYSNGIVYAGSQDGMYRSTDFALTWQKIPETGLRIGSRFYNHFIQSGNIFLLGMDELGIYTSADGGSTWNPSISGFPGASTIDDCMIDIGDNIWTGTHSDGVYKTGNNGKSWKKKGTTNNNDSLSNGIVFCMLNPAPDIILAGTCGFGLYRSANNGKSWKHILNGLPFSSNNNYECDFSLTMSGTNVLIATDQGLFYSSDNGKTWQSTNISGSGFIVEGLGANGSVAVAGVDQIVSPFQSGLYRSTNSGVTWTFIGGILDVITIESDNVNTFYAGTLFNSYRSTNNGLTFTLMENGIPSGTGGFAIKAIGSNVFVGNGAGIYFSNNQGSSFTNANTGLDPDPNNAVQGIAANSTYLFAGLYHDGVWKRPLSDFGISSSPILRDAITVNSLKIYPNPFKIQTTLEYNLSLPGEVTLWISDLSGRIVFQSSEFANTGMFSKTIDAKDFLAGIYFVQLKESGHFVTTKLIIEK is encoded by the coding sequence ATGAAATCAATTTTAACATTTTTAAGCCATAAAATCCTGAATATTTCATGGCTTTTTATCATCATGTACTCTGGTGAAACTGCTCAGGCACAATGGTCTCAAACTTCAGGCCCTCAGGGAATTAATGTGAATGTATTCTTCGATAATGGAATTTACTTGTTTGCAGGAACGAGTGCTAAAGGCGTATTTCGATCTGCTGATCATGGAGCCACTTGGGCAGCAGCTAATGATGGTTTAGAGAATGCAATTGTTTATTCATTTGCTCAGGATCAAACCAACTTATATGCTGGTACCCAAAGTGGTGTTTACCGCTCTGCTAACAATGGAAGTACCTGGACAGCAGCTAATACAGGCATTCAAAATCAATCTGTATATGAAATGACGATTGGGGGCGGATATTTGTTTGCAGGCACAATTGGCTTCGGAGTGTTTAAATCTTCAAACCAGGGCGGCTCCTGGACAAATGCAAATGGCGGCGCTTTGGATCAAAGCTTTATTCTGGCAATGTGCTACGTCAATAATAGATTAATAGTAGAAGCAGATAATTATATTTTCTATAGTACCAATGCAGGTAATACGTGGTTCGTGGATCAGGGCAGCACCGCTTTTTATCCAATCGATAACTTTCTGGTAATCGGAGATACCATAGTTGCATCGGCTTATGGTGGTGTTTTTCATTCGTATAATGGCGGAGTATCCTGGAGCCGTTTCCTGCAGGTAAACCCTGTTTTCAGCATTGATGGCCTGGCGTATTCAAATGGAATTGTATATGCGGGATCTCAGGATGGCATGTACCGATCAACTGATTTTGCATTAACGTGGCAGAAGATTCCCGAAACAGGATTGCGTATCGGCTCACGCTTTTATAATCATTTTATACAAAGCGGAAATATTTTTTTATTGGGAATGGATGAGCTTGGGATATATACATCTGCTGACGGAGGGAGCACCTGGAATCCATCTATTTCAGGATTTCCGGGCGCCTCTACTATTGATGATTGCATGATTGATATCGGGGATAATATCTGGACAGGAACTCACAGCGACGGAGTTTATAAAACAGGCAATAATGGAAAATCATGGAAGAAAAAAGGAACCACAAACAACAATGATTCGCTCTCAAACGGAATAGTTTTTTGTATGCTGAATCCCGCTCCCGATATTATTCTTGCTGGCACGTGTGGATTTGGCTTATACCGTTCTGCAAACAATGGAAAATCCTGGAAACATATATTGAATGGATTGCCTTTCAGCAGTAACAACAATTATGAATGTGATTTTAGTTTGACCATGAGTGGAACAAATGTTCTAATAGCCACTGACCAGGGACTTTTTTATTCTTCTGATAATGGGAAAACATGGCAATCAACCAACATCTCCGGTAGTGGCTTCATCGTGGAAGGATTGGGTGCCAATGGAAGCGTTGCTGTGGCTGGTGTTGATCAAATAGTTTCGCCCTTTCAAAGCGGCCTTTACAGATCCACAAATAGCGGGGTTACCTGGACATTTATTGGGGGAATATTGGATGTGATAACCATAGAATCTGATAATGTGAATACATTTTATGCCGGCACCTTATTCAATTCATACCGGTCCACGAACAATGGGCTTACATTTACACTGATGGAAAATGGTATTCCGTCCGGAACGGGAGGATTTGCTATAAAAGCAATCGGCAGCAATGTTTTTGTAGGAAATGGAGCAGGTATCTATTTTTCTAATAATCAGGGCTCGAGCTTTACCAATGCAAATACAGGCCTGGATCCAGATCCCAACAATGCTGTACAGGGAATAGCAGCGAACAGCACGTATTTATTTGCAGGATTATATCACGATGGTGTGTGGAAAAGACCACTCTCTGATTTTGGAATTTCATCTTCTCCCATTTTACGTGATGCAATTACAGTAAATAGCTTGAAGATATATCCCAATCCATTTAAAATACAGACAACGCTGGAGTATAACCTATCCTTGCCGGGGGAAGTAACGCTGTGGATTTCAGATTTATCGGGCAGAATAGTTTTTCAATCGAGTGAATTTGCTAATACGGGTATGTTCTCAAAAACTATTGATGCAAAGGATTTTCTTGCTGGAATATATTTTGTGCAGCTTAAAGAGAGCGGTCACTTTGTAACAACAAAACTTATTATAGAAAAATAA